The following nucleotide sequence is from Lysobacter panacisoli.
ACATCCTCGCGAATTCGGGTGCGCGTCGTGTGCTGACCGCCGGTGGCGATTGCGCGGTGGATGTCGCGGTGATCGACTATCTCAAGGGCGTGCATCCGGATCTGCAGGTGATCTGGATCGATGCGCACCTCGACGCCAATACGCCGGCGACCTCGCCCAGCGGCAATTTCCACGGCATGCCGGTCAGCGCGATTCTCGGCCGCGCGCCCGGTCCGATGCGAACGTTGCTGGGAAAGCCGATCGATCCGGCTCGCTTCCACTACGTCGGTATCCAGGTCGGCGACGATGGCGATTGGGAACTGCAACGCGAGCTTGATCTGCAGCGGCTGGATCCGAACGCACGCATCGACGGACCGGCGCACATCCATTTCGACCTGGATGCGCTGGATCCGAGTGAGTTTCCGTACGTCGCCTACCCCGACGGCAAGCTGCGAATCGACGATGCGATAGCGCTCGTGAGCCGCATCGCACGCGAAGCGGATCTGGTGGGCTTTACCGTGACCGAGTTCGCTCCGGCCAACGACGACGAAGCCCGCGCCGGCAGCCGGGTGATCGAACGCCTTTGCGAGGCGGCCGTCGCTCCTCCGCCTGTGATCTGAGACGCACAGGCACACCATTCTTGCCCCCCGCGCGCGGTCGGACACGGATCCGGCACAGACCTTCCGGATTGCCGTGGTCACCCGGTTGGCCGGATGGGACGGTGTCGTTGCGTTCGGCTTTGTACGGGTGGCGCCGGAAAGCGGCTCCGCTTGCACAAAGCCGCGCCGGGTTGGCGCAACCCCTGCCAGCGATCGAACCGGAGAGGACCGATGACCAAGTGGATGCCTTTGGGATGCGCCGTGGCCGTGCTCTGCGGCCATGCAGCGTTGGCGCAGGCGCAATCCGCGGCGGCCGTGACGTCGGCCCCTGCTCCGGCACCTGCAGCCGGCACCGCCGCGCAGGGCAATCGCCTGGTGATGGCGGACAACGAATCGTTCCTGCTGCCGCTGGACGACAGGAAGAACGTGCAGCCGAGCTACCCGCCGAACCTGCTCGCCCAGCAGCTGCCGCCGCGCACGGTGTGCCTGAGGGTGGGCATCGACGAGAAAGGCGCCGTGATCGTGGTGGCCAAGGCGCCGGCTTCGGAATTCTGTGTGATGGATGCGGAGCCCGAGTTCCTGGCCGCGTCGGAAACGGCGGCGAGGACCTGGAAGTTCGACCCCGCGCTGCGCTGCGTCTTCCGCAACGCGGAGGACAAGAAGCGGGCGCACGCCAGCTGCGACGGCGGCAAGAGCATTCCTGAGGCGGTGACCCTGGTGTATCGAATCCGGTTCGAACAGGTCGACGGACAACCCAAGGTGCACGTCATCGGCGGATGACGTGCTTTAAGGCATCAGCCAAGCGCTACCACGCGCAGCGTCGGCCGCTGCTCTGTCTCGCACACCAGAGGCGACACGCCAACGCGCCCTTCACTCAGGGGACCGTGCGTGTCTTCCATCGTCGTGCTGCTCGGTACCACGACTTTGCACGAACTCCGGGAAGGTCTCCTCCAGCGAGTCCCTGTCCGGCAGGATGTAGAACACTCCGCCCCGCTCGAACGTCGGACGGATGATCTGCTCGTAGAATTCGGGCGCGACGTTGATGCAGCCATGCGTGACGCGGTTGTCGTCCGGCGTGGGCGATGCAAGGCGTTCGGGGCGCTTCTCGGCCGGGACGCCAGTCGCGGTCGGGTGCATGGAGACTGCGGAATCGTAGTCCACCCACAGGACGCGCCCAGCGTCGGTCGATGGGCCGAAACCGCCGACAAAGCGACCCGCAGGCGTCGTGCGATCCCGACCCGGAATTTCGCGAAGCGCAAGGCCGGCGATGCCGGGGGCCGCATGATCGCCGACTGCCGAGCCAAAGAGCCCAGGCGCCGCGCCGCGAAGCCGGCCGTCGCCGCCGAACACCAGGATCTGTGCAGCGGCCTTGTCCATGATCGCGAACGGATAGCCTTCGCTGTTCCGGGTTGCGACAACCCAGCCCGCGAGCTCAATGACCGTACCGGATACTTCTTGCCCAGGCGGAAGCTGGTCGAACTCGGCCACCGGTTGTGCGGCGGCATCCTCGGCGCTCGCCGCGTTGAAGCTCGCGAACGCCAAGGCCAGGGCCAGCACGCCAGAAGCGGCCCGGATTGCAGGGTTTATGCAGGTATTGATAAGTCGATTCCTTGGGACGAAGACCGGGAAAAGAAAAGAGACCGGTGGCCAGCAAAGGCCACCGGATCTCGAGTTCAACCGGTTCGTCACCCACTACTCAAGAACGATTAACCGCGCGGCTTGCGGGCCGGCGCTGCTTCGAGCTGCTGGACGCGGCCTTCCAGCGAATCAAGCCGTGAGTTGGCTTGCTGCGCGCCCTGATTGGCGGCTTCGGCGCTCTGGGCTGCGCTCTGGACCTTCGCGTCGAGTGAGTCGAGGCGCGAGTTGATCGTCGCAAACTCTTCTTTATAAGTAGCGCAGCTGGCAAGGCCCAGGACGGCGACCGCCACGCAGAGCGTACGCGCCGTCGTCAAATTTTTCTTGGTCAGGAACATTCCAATTCTCCTTCGTCTGGGTTCTCGGACATAGAGCGGCCTCTTTTGCCTGAACATGATGACGTTGTAATACGTAGATGGATTGTGAAGATGCGACAACCGGTGAGAAACGCGGCTTGAATCGCTGGATAAGCGGCTGTTTTTGCACCGGCTGAACCTTATGCCTGCCCGCATCACAACGCCCGATGAACCGCCTCGCCGAAGAACGCGGTGTGGTGGCTGCAGTCGTTGAGGCGAACGACTTCCAGGTGATCGACGTCGGCGCCTTCGAGCAGGTTGATCGTGGTCGGCGCCTGGCGGAAGGTCCACAGCTTCGCCAGCGGGATGCCGAGGATGCGGCACAGCAGCACGCGGTTGACGGCGTCGTGCGCGACCACCAGCAGCGTGTCGTCGTCGCCGAGTCCTTCAGTCGCGCGCGCGAACGCGGGCCAGGCGCGGTCGAACACGTGCTGCAGCGATTCGCCTTCGGGCATCAGCACTTCGTGCGGCGTGTCGCGCCACGCCTTGAGGCGTTCGCCGTCGCGCTCGCGGATCTCGCTGGCGAGCAGGCCTTCCCAGGTGCCGTGTGCGATTTCCATCAATCCCGGGTCCAGCGTCAGCGGCAGGTCGCGTTCGCCGAGTGCGAATTCGGCGGTCTGGCGCGCGCGGCCCAGCGGCGAGGCGACGGCGCGGGTAATCGGCACCTCGCGCAGGCGTTCGCCCAGCGCGCGTGCCTGCGAGATGCCGACCGGCGAAAGCGGAATGTCTTCCTGTCCCTGGTAGCGGCCTTCAGCGTTCCAGGGCGTTTCGCCGTGACGGGCAAGCAGGATGCGCATGATCGTGGTGTGTGGGGATGGGCCCCGCAGCCTAGCAAATGCCGGGCCGCGGACAACCGTTGCACTGGCAACCGCCGTGGCGCTGCGGGACGATGCACGTCCACCCCACGAAGGAGCGTCGAGATGGCACAGGTGAAGGGCGAGTTCGAAGTGAAGCGCACGCCTGAAGGCAGTTGCGATCTCGGCGATGGCGTGGCCGCCGGCCATTTCCGCTTCGACAAGCGCTTCAGTGGCGC
It contains:
- a CDS encoding histidine phosphatase family protein produces the protein MRILLARHGETPWNAEGRYQGQEDIPLSPVGISQARALGERLREVPITRAVASPLGRARQTAEFALGERDLPLTLDPGLMEIAHGTWEGLLASEIRERDGERLKAWRDTPHEVLMPEGESLQHVFDRAWPAFARATEGLGDDDTLLVVAHDAVNRVLLCRILGIPLAKLWTFRQAPTTINLLEGADVDHLEVVRLNDCSHHTAFFGEAVHRAL
- a CDS encoding arginase family protein; translated protein: MTEAFPSHEWSVSGRSAFMARACRARHRLRDGAATATTQQARKAAFSTTLPLPYPSKTSPSHAAAVPQSSPQERRTMPFDLSLSYPQWQGSGRHVNLPRGAEAVAEVCGRFAPLVRVPLGDGDVDGETRHGVHRWEAIFTQFRSAQDILANSGARRVLTAGGDCAVDVAVIDYLKGVHPDLQVIWIDAHLDANTPATSPSGNFHGMPVSAILGRAPGPMRTLLGKPIDPARFHYVGIQVGDDGDWELQRELDLQRLDPNARIDGPAHIHFDLDALDPSEFPYVAYPDGKLRIDDAIALVSRIAREADLVGFTVTEFAPANDDEARAGSRVIERLCEAAVAPPPVI